The nucleotide sequence ATTATAGCTTTCCCTGACATACCTATTATAAGCTTTCTACAGCCATTTTGTTTGATTCTGTTTTTAAAATTGCTTGATAAATATTCTTCACGTTTTGGTCCCAAGTATGTGATGCGGCAAATTTTCTCCTGTTCATTCTTTTCTCCGGATCGTCCTCCAGCAAAGCTTTTTCAATTAACCCCACATATGCTTCTTTAGAATCCGCCAAATATACATGCTGACTAAAGAAGTCCATTGCTCGTGTCTTCGTTGCTATTACTGGTTTGCCCATCGCCAAATACTCGTCTAACTTTAGCGGATAGTTGCCAATGGTAATCTTATTTAGCTGCTGCGGGTTTAAGCATACATCAAAACCTGCAATCCAGTTAGGCAGATCTACTATATTCTGCTGGCCAGCAAAATGAACATTCTTCATGTCATGAAGCCTGCTTTTCCTGAAATCCTCGTCTTCCGTTCCAACCAATACCAAGTTCCAATCTGGTCTTTGCTCGGCAATGTGCTCTAAAATGTTTATATCGAGCCTAAGTGTTGTAAGAGCGCCTACATAGCCAATGATCGGCTGAGACATATTTTTAAGAGGTTCAGGAAGCTCTTTTACTTCGTCAGGCTTAAACAGGCTTAAATCGCACCCCTGCCCAACAAAATAAGAATTATTGTTATAGTTTGCTGCATAATCTGCGTAATAGGTAGAGTTAGCGACAACCACATCGGATTTTGCCAGCAGTTCAGGCTCTAGCCTTGAACCATGCCTATTCCAATAATCTACCCCTGTAATAAAGTCTCGGATATAAAATACAGAAAGCGCAGGGTTTAAGTACTCTTTTAAGTAAAAGCACCTAAACAGCTCATTATCATTTAAAAGAATAACATTATCAAAACCTAAAGCTTCTAACGCTTCATTAATTTTGGCTGCCAATAGTTTACTGTTCTTCCTATTGAACTTGTCAAAGATTTCGCCATTTTTTATCCAGTTTACAGACTGGCTTAATGTCTTAGGGTAAAACTTCCAAATGTTGGTGTCAACCTGTTGAATATCTTGTTCCTTTCCACGAAAAACGTTCAAACGCTTCGTGTTCACAGGATCAAACGGTTTACGGATGATATTGCTAACTTCAAGAGGAAGGTTTACAAATAGCACCCTGTTATCCTTCGCAATTTCTCTTGCTATATTAGAAGCATTCTTGCTCCCCACTTTATCATCCCAGTTCTCTAAACCAAGTATAACAAAATCTCTCCCTCTTAAAAGACCTTTCTTCATCGCTCCTGAAATTTTATTTAACTTTTTTTAATTTTTCGGAAACATTAATAGAGAACTGCTGATTATACTTATAAAGAAGCACCTCCCCAGGTTGCTTATAAAGTATCGGTTCAATATCAATGAATCCGAAGAGCCTTTTTTACTCAACACTCTGCTTTCTAAACATAAAAAATTAACTATACCGTTCAACCAAAAACAAAAGTCACTAAAAAACAAATACTTAATCAATTGTTTTTTTTCACTATAACAGCAGAAACAAAAAAGTAATACGAGACTAAAATAGCTTAAAAGGTTCATCAGTTCATAACTTTCCAAAGTATGTAGAAGTTACTTATTAAAGACAAAACCAGAAATCTTATGAACAAAGCTATAATAATATTAGGGTTAGCTGGCACGATCAGTTTAGTCTCCTGCGATGAAAGTGGCGAAGGAACAGAACGGCGTCCTGGAGCACCAGCAACAACAAGGGCAACACCTGGGCCAGAAGCAGGCGCTCCGACAACAGAAGACCGGCCAATGGCGCCAAGAACAGACCCAACAGATACGGCAGTACAAGGCACTACCCCAGGAACTACTGCAGGGCCAGGAGCCGCAGATCCTGAAATGCCAGAACCTCCTCCTCCTCGTGAGACAGATCCGAGAGATGGAGAAGCTGGTACCACAGCCGGTCCTGACCAAAACACTACAGGAGGCGCGGAAGCAAGGTAACAAAAGGGGAACGCCCCTTTTTTTTATTATATTTTTTTATCATTTATCCAACATCCTAGCGTTTTACCTTAAAAAAGTACATAACTATTGGACTTTACCAAAACTTGTCCTTACCTTTGCAGCATAAAAATATTTAAAAAAATGGATAGTACCCCCGGTCGAATACGGACCTTAATATTGTTCAACGCCCGTTGATCTGATTGCACCTTAGTAATCCCGATCAACTGGGATAACTTTGTGTAAACCATGGCTGTAAAAGCTTATATATACCCGAACGGTAAGTTTCATTTCATTTATATATCACCAAACAAAGCTAAAATTAATAGCTTTTGCCCTAGCTGTCATTTTTCTTTTACCATGTGGCTCCCCGCACTCCTCATCCCTATTTAGAGGAAACTTTCATTATTCACCCTCCAAACTCGACAAAAAGAGCTTGGAAACTTTACTATAAGCGAAATAAATGTTAGGAAAAGGGAAAAAGGCTAATTATGTCTCAGGAAACGA is from Cytophagaceae bacterium ABcell3 and encodes:
- a CDS encoding glycosyltransferase yields the protein MKKGLLRGRDFVILGLENWDDKVGSKNASNIAREIAKDNRVLFVNLPLEVSNIIRKPFDPVNTKRLNVFRGKEQDIQQVDTNIWKFYPKTLSQSVNWIKNGEIFDKFNRKNSKLLAAKINEALEALGFDNVILLNDNELFRCFYLKEYLNPALSVFYIRDFITGVDYWNRHGSRLEPELLAKSDVVVANSTYYADYAANYNNNSYFVGQGCDLSLFKPDEVKELPEPLKNMSQPIIGYVGALTTLRLDINILEHIAEQRPDWNLVLVGTEDEDFRKSRLHDMKNVHFAGQQNIVDLPNWIAGFDVCLNPQQLNKITIGNYPLKLDEYLAMGKPVIATKTRAMDFFSQHVYLADSKEAYVGLIEKALLEDDPEKRMNRRKFAASHTWDQNVKNIYQAILKTESNKMAVESL